The DNA region TCCCGCCGTAGCGACCGCGTCGCGACACGACATATCCGGCGTCAGCCAGGGCGCCGATCGCATCTCGCAGGGTGTCGCGGCTCACCGAGAGCATCGCGGCGAGTTCGCGTTCTGCCGGCAACCTGCCGCCCGGTCCGATGAGCCCGAGCCTGATCGTCTGCAACAGGCGCTGCACGGTCTCCTCGAAGGCGTTGACGACCTTGCCGGGGCGCAGCAGGAGGTCGGCGCTCAGGTCGCCGGCCGCATCCGTTCCCCCCGTGTCGGTCATCGTTCCAGCCTAGATCGCCTCTCAGAGCGGCGTGACGTATGCGGAGCTGATGCCGCCGTCGACGAGGAAGGTCGAGCCCGTGATGAAGGAGGAGTCGTCGCTGGCGAGGAAGGCGACGGCGGCGGCGAGTTCCTCAGGCTCGGCGAAGCGCCCGACCGGGATGTGCACGAGTCGGCGCTGGGCGCGCTCGGGGTCCTTGGCGAAGAGCTCCTGCAGCAGCGGAGTGTTCACGGGTCCGGGGCAGAGGGCGTTCACCCTGATTCCCTGGCGCGCGAACTGCACGCCCAGCTCGCGGCTCATGGCCAGGACGCCTCCCTTCGACGCCGTGTAGGAGATCTGCGAGGTGGCGGAGCCCAGCACCGCGACGAACGACGCCGTGTTGATGATCGATCCGCGCTGCTGCTTCACCATGTGGCGCAGCGCCGCGCGCGAGCACAGGTAGACGCTCTTGAGGTTCACGTCCTGCACCTTCTGCCACG from Leifsonia sp. Root1293 includes:
- a CDS encoding 3-oxoacyl-ACP reductase is translated as MTDITRIDLTQRLXGKVAVVTGGASGIGLATVRRFAAEGARVVIGDLPGSPGADMAASVDGLFVPTDVTDEAQVDNLFDTAASTYGSVDIAFNNAGISPPDDDSIETTELPAWQKVQDVNLKSVYLCSRAALRHMVKQQRGSIINTASFVAVLGSATSQISYTASKGGVLAMSRELGVQFARQGIRVNALCPGPVNTPLLQELFAKDPERAQRRLVHIPVGRFAEPEELAAAVAFLASDDSSFITGSTFLVDGGISSAYVTPL